In one Sphingomonas sanguinis genomic region, the following are encoded:
- a CDS encoding acyltransferase family protein — translation MTARPERFASLDMFRGATIFLMIVVNTAGAGGAFTQLQHAPWFGFTLADLIYPSFLFAVGNAMSFALTRPMPEHVFLRRVFKRAALIFLLGVLMYWFPFVTHQPDGSWVAKPFADTRLTGVLQRIALCYLLGALCARYLKPSQLVMVAIGLVVAHWAILVGLSPAGEAFGRYKNAGTLFDLWLIGPEHLYKKDHGFDPEGLLGTLPATANVIAGYLTGLAIQRWGKHAATVGRLAAIGAGLFVVALLLSPMLPIGKKLWTGSFVALTVGIDLILLGAVLWLVEIRGVKVGRSFLQMLGRNPLAIYLFSELLVVVLELIHVDGEGLYTWVGLNAFQPIAPGPVGSLLCALVYTLICCAFGWVLDRKGIILKV, via the coding sequence ATGACCGCCAGACCCGAGCGTTTCGCCTCGCTCGACATGTTCCGGGGCGCGACCATCTTCCTGATGATCGTGGTCAACACGGCGGGCGCGGGCGGGGCCTTTACCCAGTTGCAGCATGCGCCGTGGTTCGGCTTCACGTTGGCCGACCTGATCTATCCCAGCTTCCTGTTCGCGGTCGGCAATGCGATGAGCTTCGCGCTGACCCGGCCGATGCCCGAACATGTCTTCCTGCGCCGGGTGTTCAAGCGGGCCGCCCTGATCTTCCTGCTCGGCGTGCTGATGTACTGGTTCCCCTTCGTCACCCACCAGCCGGACGGCAGCTGGGTCGCCAAGCCCTTCGCCGACACCCGGCTGACCGGCGTGCTGCAACGCATTGCGCTCTGCTATCTGCTGGGGGCGCTGTGTGCGCGCTATCTGAAGCCCAGCCAGTTGGTGATGGTCGCGATCGGTCTGGTCGTCGCGCACTGGGCTATCCTGGTCGGCCTCAGCCCGGCGGGCGAGGCGTTCGGGCGGTATAAGAATGCGGGTACGCTGTTCGACCTGTGGCTGATCGGACCGGAGCATCTTTACAAGAAGGATCACGGCTTCGATCCCGAGGGACTTCTCGGCACCCTGCCCGCGACCGCCAATGTCATCGCGGGCTATCTGACGGGGCTGGCCATCCAGCGTTGGGGCAAGCACGCGGCGACCGTCGGGCGGCTGGCGGCGATCGGGGCCGGGCTGTTCGTCGTGGCGCTGCTGTTGTCGCCGATGCTACCGATCGGCAAGAAATTGTGGACCGGCTCTTTCGTCGCGCTGACCGTCGGCATCGACCTGATCCTGCTGGGCGCGGTGCTGTGGCTGGTCGAGATACGCGGCGTGAAGGTCGGGCGGTCCTTCCTCCAGATGCTGGGTCGCAATCCGCTCGCCATCTATCTGTTCTCCGAGCTGCTCGTCGTCGTGCTGGAGCTGATCCATGTCGATGGCGAGGGGCTTTATACCTGGGTCGGCCTCAACGCGTTCCAGCCGATCGCACCGGGGCCGGTGGGGTCGCTGCTTTGCGCGCTGGTGTACACGTTGATCTGCTGCGCGTTCGGGTGGGTGCTGGATCGCAAGGGGATCATCTTGAAGGTTTGA